The Amphiura filiformis chromosome 6, Afil_fr2py, whole genome shotgun sequence genome segment TTGCACTATTAAAAGCGAAACAACACGCCATTTTACAAACTGACTAAGTGTCCTTAGTGAAACTTGACGGGGTATTACCAAATATAGGGTGTCTTTTGTGTGTACAGGAGCAAACTCTTGACTTGCCAGATTACAATTTTATGTTTCCCTAAAAATATAATGGTATGTCTTTTATAACTTCGGCAGGTCTTCCGAGTTACGTAATGGCCATAGTGACATTCGTTTATGGTGAGGGCTTCAGGAAATGGCACAGGGGGTATACCAATTACGTGACTGGcgtataatatgtgacacgattgcTCTTCGTGTATGGTGAGAGCTTCAGGAAATGGTGCAGGGAGTTATTCCGTGAATTCAGAAAGAGTTTGCACTATTAAAAACGAAACAACATGCCATTTTACAAACTGACTAGTGTCCGTGGTGAAACTTGACGGGGCCTTACCAAATATAGGGTGTCTTTTGTGTGCAATTTAGGAGCAAACTCTTGACTTGACAGATTACAATTTTATGTTACCCTAAAAATATAATGGTATGTCTTTTATAACCGAGTTACATAATGGCCATAGTGACATTCATCTGCCAAACCAGATTTCATGTAATCTTTCAACCTGAGACTAGTTCAACGCAGACTTATTTTTGCAagtaaggaccgttcacaaacacttgttagggggctgatgcaaaaggagccttaaatttttgaccctaaaaaatgaccacaaattttcctgggaaaattgagtttatttgcttttctatggggttgacccataattttcatgtcaaaaatagggggggggggggctgaaatctttgagatctcaaaaggggCCCCGAAAATTTTTTGTGACgaatatttttttgcatcagccccccccccaacaagtgtttgcgaACGGTCCCTAActaatattgttatatgtacatatgaacgTTATATTTTTCCACCAAATAAAATCATACGAAGTACAATTTCTGTGTTCAAGTGCTTTACTAAAAAGTGTTCTTACAGTATAGCTTATTTACTTCCACTTCAAGCCGGGTTTATATAACACAAACCTATTTAATACCTAACATTTCGTATAAAacatacactgtaaatccaagtgtttagggtttaacactttttaaacactgcaaggtgtttaatttttcattcacacagtaaaggtataggacacctaaacaccaaagtaaatacaaaagtaaacacataaacacaaagagttaacatatgagagtatttagattctaaacattcaacatgtttactatactgaaatttcagtgactcaagacaagcggttcagtttatatgataggaaatgaggtacatcctagcggtacctcatttcttatcataaataacgaaccgcttgtcttccgagtcactgaaattccactgtaataattggattccttgccctataatatacataactttttgttaccagtgtgttattagtttttgagaaaaatgcaaaaatagtcacaaatttatcgacaggggtgtagtacccccttaaggttagccgagagtttttcatgcgcttgatttcagagggcgtaagttcataacagaaacagccatgcagaaaatgaacaagcgcaccgggacgtaggcctacttacaatagaatatcgatccacggtcaaacatgaaaaggctatgaaacttggcttagctcgtgcccggagctcggatgccggggggggggcagggtcggatccaggaatttttgataaagggggcgccttttggtcgacgacgaaaaaatgtgttaaagggggttaccccctcgaaaactcaacggttttggtccattgtttgctgttcatggccgaatttgttccttttttttttttttttcttacaatttttgtatttttaagttaccggcgccctttgctagtcaaaaaatagagggggcgcgccggctgcccccccccctaaatccgcccctgggggtggcacaagccgttttcggcaattttcacaaggattttataaatttatgaattatgaatttatatccttgatatctttgatgaaatcaatgctgctattcccctgataacaatgtaagggtaggcaacaacaacaatatcaaaaagcaattatttgtaaatcgaatttgggatgaaaatcaacaagacagacttagcaggcctacaaatttctgaattatataaagtgaaaaacaatcaatcacgattcactgcactcagcgaatcaatcaaataaaactaaaaagaaaggagcaagaaagaataaagaaatagtgaaaaaaagaaagagagagaaaaaaaaaaaaaaaaaaaaaaaaaaaaaagaaaaaaaaaaaagaaatgaaaaaagaaaaggagaaagaaaagaggaaagaaaggaagtaaaaatgagaaaagagacagaaaagaaaattcagccacacggagactcgaacccacaaaaatagttcatattagattcccagtccaacgctctatccactccaCCATAGATCAACTTACGctattgactgttctcaaagcggatgatataactataacatgatagcaattacatgattacaatcgcgtccgcattatggctttagaataaacacgcatgtcggcgctgaaattttgaacgaactgatggaggaaaacctcgtttttgcaaaactagcttcaatttggagtgaaaatcaaatggaatagcaattggcagaatgttgagaaataatgtaggtattcagatgtctaaattaacgtctcgtaatcaagatatcgataattacACAAACCAGCTTTTTACAAGCaatttctccaaaattttcccccaaaacgggcgtttaaaatttaatcggtactgtatttggttcttccccatggcaacattatttctttgctcgatttgtaatacaatacgaaaaagttTATATGAAAAAtgaatcgctcggtgtggatttatacggagcgcacatttgaaaaaaacctcatggaacgtgtttttgatcttgtgaacatggtgggtaaaaatgctttaaacgaaggattttcaaatttattctaataatttatatataacacacacaaaaatgttaagctacatccaatgcaccaacatttcactcgctgcgatatttgattactgagaaaactctgttttagagaacaactttatacgtcttttatacgtttttcgATACGTCTCTTTAgtgtaaccttaagggatctggaatgagcgttttgagcgtttcgacagtattttttgtggaacatgagagcacctcagacctatcgaattgcattctgaatacgaagcatgtctttctgaatcacaatataatacaaattttatgacaaattataaaaatttgatatttttcaaatttttgatatataacagtcctcgaagtaaattatataaatctaatgatatattcttatagtgtatgtagctgagaggaaaagccgacggtcaattgaaaattttgacctttcatattgaagatatgaatttttttccccaaaagacctttttttgtgtgtgtgtttttggaaaaaaaaatccatatattcaatacgaaaggtcaacattttcaattgatcgtcggcttttcatcccatctacatacactttaagtataaatcatcagatttataaagtttacttcgagtttgtttgtttgtttgtttgttttatttcttctttaacctgggacactcaatcagttgaaaacacaattaatcatctgttcttccttgaggcccagggatcaatacaacatttatataacataattattaaggtttaaaatactacatacattcaaatacacaataatattgcaaatttagataaatacaatgcttacaaaataaatcaaattacaatgtaactttacaacatgtttaaaatactattaatactaCATACATAGGCAAAGCATATAGAATAAAGGATCAAATAATATGGGGACCCAATAAGCATTTAAACTACTTAAAagataaaacactacaaaaatcaacctatgaaccagcatagctataaaacattaatattattcaaaactattgattgcaccaaatacaaactaaataattcatttaatgtcaaatacaaataattcaatatggaaactgattgcacaaaatagtagtaaggcctagcatgatagtataaatacaactcaaaaaaatactgttaaatatcaaaatatcaatttttaatgatttgccataaaatgtgtattaaattgcgaatttcaaaaatcaaaattatttgatatcagaaggacattcttcgtattcagaatggaattcgatatgtccgatgtgctctaatgtcccacaataaatactgtccaaacgttcataccccaccccttaaccctttaaaggttttttttatttaggtaAATGGCTAAAAGTGGAAAAATGTGTCTCCATCACGGTATCCTTTGTGATCAAACTCGGGGATTCTAGCTCTTTGGGTATCGTTCTTTCTAAGATCTACAACTCATGAAAGCACTCCAATGAATCGGTCCGCGTTTTGTGCAGCCCAAATGAATTCCGGGTCAAAGCAAGGGTGTTTTGTTTTCGGactattgacctttttggtaaatcccataattccttgcggttagacccgAGTGGCCGTCATTTGACGTctcgccgacttgcaatgcgcattaacgatgttcgctaaacgatgtacGCATCGGCGCGACGTCAAATGACATCTGGTCATTTTGCCTCCTCTGAGAATTAATAATGAACTCCTATCCTATCATTCAATTATGTACAGCCATGCAGCCgtgctgcagttactgtccgttttcctatacacaatacacagtgctctcaccattgaggtgtgacctctacaaatagtgtatgttagaagtataggccattgccatCTCTGATCTTatatctgatttaacatagttgagatgttttcaatgagtgttatcttggtttaatagcttttaatggggtttaagtcctgcaaaggtcatggtgaattctactgtagacatgactgcatcatgctgagTGTTATTAACAGTTACATGAAGACTTCCTTCTTCAACAGACTGTTTCAGGTCACAAGTTTGTGCTTTCCGTCACAACTATATTCCACTGAAGAACATTTCTCTTCAAAGTAATCTTCTTCGTGCATCCTCAAATCGTGCGGGTCCTGTTTTGTGcaattttgataaattaatagatcGATCAGTGTACTCAAGATGCGATATTAGTTCACTTTTAACCTTCTATAGGAGTGTACAATGTATACCGAATTCAACAAACATCCAATACCTGCACACCTCCCATTGAGAAGGGCGGACAACACACGTGACACCTCCACCCACCCATTGAGGGTTTAGTGTTCGTATTGTAGAAACATTAAATGGGTGCCCTGCATGACCGCCGGAATATCTGCCAACCTTGGACGTATGCACACTGATTTCCTGGATTAAAAAATATCACTTGTAAGACGAACCAGAAGGGGGTTATATACTATATTCATGCGGATATTCAATATTCCGAGGACCCATATTTGGGTACTCGGAAATTTTGAGGTCCTAGTGTTGTTATGTTTGAGTCCGCGGAATGATATCAAGGCCAATGCACCACACACACGCGGGCACATCCACGTCTAAACACCCCAATCAACCGCTCACCCACAAACAGACACACCCCACCGGGGGCGTTCTACATACTTCACATAATGACGTGTATGGTTCGTGGCCCTTTGCTCCTCTCTGTTCCTGCCGTCTCTCTCGTTCCTGAATAACCATCTCGTATTCTTCCAGTAATTCCTGGGCTAGAGGATGCTGTCCTGTCTCTTTCAACCCGTCTAGGAGATCATTCGGCCAATCCTCTTCGTCTCTTTGTAAGAGCAACAATAGAAGtgcgttgacatttttgataCGTTGCTGCACATCTGAAGCACTTATTCCCTCGAAGATAAGACAGTCCTCTGGAGGTAAGTAGAACAGACGTGACGTCAACAAGCTCGGATCCATGTCTGTTTTGAGCAGTTGCCATCAACGCTTTAGAACTAGTCGCCATCTCAGAAGGAATTCAGAGATAGCTGAAAAGCAACAACATGAAATAGTAAGCCAAAGTCACCACTATATAAAATTTTATATACAATAaccaataataatattcaaagaaACTAAGATttaaccagacatacctattttgacggacgaaccgacgttgcgactgaaaccttcagtcttcagctgggttgtgatgcaaatgaccttgagtaccggacacttccggtattgatgacaatcgacaaggaatgtcctttatgattcggtcccagccgtgtgacagcttggcccggacgcctcctccacggttgagagatggttgctcCGCTCTCACCCAGATAGCCTCTTTCACACCCTCTTTCACGCTCAAACCAACGCTGCTCACGGTCTAAAATACGGACATCCTTGCTTGGTGTCAAAGTGGTGTCCGCCGGCTTTCAGATGTAGAAAAACCGCTGAGTCGTTTCCATCTGAGCTAGCTCTGCGGTGTTGTAGCATGCGATTATGAAGAGGTTGGGCGGTTTGTCCTATGTAGGAGTCCTTGCTTGCTCACCCGAACAGCGTATCCCGTAGACCACTCCACTGATCCTACCCTTGAGCTGCttgtccttgggatgcactaAGGACTGGCGTTCGTGATATGGGATATTGATACTTGTAGTTCTCCCCAAGTCTGACCGTGATATGGGGTATTGATACTTGTAGTTCTCCCCGTCTGATTCGTGCTCGTGGCAGTGGTTTTGGTGTTATCCTTGTTCAGGGCCTTGTTTATAGCCCAGTCCTGGTAACCACAGTTACCCAGAGCTTTGCGCAGATGTTGATATTCCGTGATCTTGTCTGAGTCCTTGGTAATGATGGAATCAGCTCTATGGAACAAAGTATTGACCACGCCGAGTTTCTGAATTAGCGGGTGATTAGAACCGAATTGTAGGTACTGGTCCGTGTGTGTCTGTTTTCGATAAACAGACACAGTAAGAGAGCGATCAACTTCCACGGACACTAAACAGTCGAGAAAAGCGAGTTTATTGTCTGACAATCCTTCCTGCGTGAACTTGATATgaggatcaatttgattgatgtggTTGAAAAACCTGTCAAGtttattggatttaattatgatgaATGTATCGTCCACATAACGATACCATCTAGAGGGCGTTGTACCGGGAAACGTTGACAAAGCAATGCTTTCAAATCTTACCATATACATGTTAGAAATTATCGATGAAACAGGCGAGCCAACATTGTTGGTAACATTATTTTGCCGCAGTATGTAAAATAGGTGTTATCCAAACAGAGACTAAGTAAAAGTCCCATAATTGATTAGGCGATAAGGCTGTCCGCTCATGAAGTGTGCTATCCGCTCATGAAGTgtggacattcctcgtcgattgtcatcaataccggaagtgtactcaaggtcatttgaatcacaacccagctgaagactgaaggtgtcagtcgcaacgtcggttcgtccgtaaaaataggtatgtctggttgaccagatttaaattaaatcttaatttcaacatacccagataaatgagagtctacacagttttatTCAAAGAAACTACTTTTTCTTTAACAATGAATGTTTTATTTGATATCTTCGTCTCCTGGCCTTTGCCTTAAACTTAACTCACCTATTGTAATTGAAGGTTTTTCCGAATCGATTTGACGCTGTAAGGAGGAAAAAAGAACAATGCAACAAAAATAAAACCAGTCATGATTAAAAATTACTAAAGCAAGTTGCTAAAGCAATTATGATTAAAAATTGCTAAAGCAATTCAAGCTGTCTGAACCTTTGTAATACGGCCTTGCCTTTTTATTAAACAATGTATATTTTACCAGGTCCTTCATAGCAACAAAAATTCGATTAAGCAactgtatttataaaaaaaactataTTGATTGGTTTACCTTGTCTGGATACATTTGCAGCACCTCTTCTATGGCTACCAATGCGTCTACATTGCTGTTAAGACTCAGGTGAGTCAAAAGCGTGTGCAGCATACCAATTGTCATCTTCCTATTCTTGATTTGGCACCATCTTTTGATTACGTTGTTTGTCACTGATTCTTTTTGAGCATTGCTATCATCCGCAACTTGACCTATCTGGTGTTTCTGGATGCCAAGTGCTTTGCCTACAGATCGATAGTCTTCCATCCAATCATCCAGTCTATCTAGTCGTCCAAAGCACCTTTCCATGATTTCAACAGGGAGCCACTCGTATCGACATTCCGAACCAAATTCTTTCAAGAACATCTTATCGTGACCTTGGAAGAGGATATTGGATATCTCCTCTGGTCTGCTTTCGCAAACGATGAAACCACTCTCCATTTCTGCTTTTATTAAGCTTTCTCTGCTGTGGGTGATTGTATTTGTGAGACTCTTGCTTGTCTTCAGCGACCGTTGACTGATGAACTTTACTCTCACGTCGGTTCCAGGTGATCTTTCAAACAACTCTTGTTGTATTAATTCCTACTAGGAGAACACGAGGTTTGTTTGTGCGGTCACGAGTAGCCTTGATGAATGGCAGCCAATAAGTGACGATTGACTGTTTAGCAAAGAATCAAAAGTTATAGaaaatgaagaagaaaataatcaGCAAGACAACTACTTTACTATTAGTCAGTGTTAGTACGGGTTGGTATAGTAGTCGAAGCACTCGATTCTCACCACTGCGGCCCAAGCTCGATACCCCGTAGTGCAGTTAAGTGAGCATTGTTAACCGATCCTCGCACGTTTTAACTGCTCCGGATACGGTTTTCCTCCTTCCCTGCAGTTAAACTCGGACCTCTCCCATATCACCATAGTGCAGTgtcgtccacggcaaattcaccgtgacctttccagccataaacccgcttattgaagattaaaccgatatatgcagtactaaagcattattgtccaatgcaaatttattaccacctgataatattgatccaatgagcgaccaaattgtccgctacggacgactaatccaatcgataatgaagctattgacatgtacgagcggagctccactgaccgagttttggggtatttttcactggtttgcagctgtttgttgTCATTTACTCaccaaggcggaccaccgttattataaggactatcccagctaacaatttttcgttgttacaacgttgtcttaaagttatataaagtcgtacaaacgtaatatatggacgttgtaattacgtaaatctgtgaactcgtattcgtgtcgtGAAAACGTTATTCCTGAACGTTAccgtaacgtcattatgacgttgtttcgacgtcaagttgtgaacgtcgaaacaacatcactatgacgttatatcaacgtccgaaaatcacaacacgaatacgagttcacaaattaacgtaattacgacgtccgtagattacgttgtatcggggtcagaccatgacatttacacggcgttgtaataacgtaCTTTGTACGTCGAAACAAagtcataaatttgcgtactaacgacgtccgtagatgacgttgtatctgggtcagttcatgacttttaaaccacgttttaaccatGTGCTTTATACGTGGAGACAACGTGATTATGGCATTATATTAACaaaaagtatttaattttaatcgaATAGGTCGCATTTGGTTCGAACTGGAAAATTTCTTTACGCTACTTTTTAAGCTTTTCCTATGCCACATGTTTTAAAGGCTTCTTAAGTAGTGAAAGTTACGTTGttgaatacaaaagtaaaaagtaggaaactaCCGTGAAGTATATAAAATTGGGCGAGCTTTCGGCCATAGGCCTTTTTCATAGCCATGATATAAAGTTACGTTGTTCCCTATTTAGGCGTTCATTCATGTATGGTCTAAGTCCTAGAATAATACTGTTGGTAAATTCTGTTTTACAAGTCCAATAACTTACTGACGTTTTTGGCGTTTCCGATCGGAcggacttcatcagtaatgcgccgaTCTAGCCCCTGTACCTCCTCTGGCAACTGACTGGCATGGCAGCAAACAATCTATTCAGCTTGCTTGCACGAGTTTGTAGTCAATGATTGTGGCCCCTTCCCAATCAACCAGAGGACTGGTACTGTGCAGGGGCTAGATCagcacattactgatgaagtccgatctaaagatgaaacgtctaaaacgtgaaGGACATGGGCCATACATGAATGAACAACATAACTTTCAATACTTAAGAAAGTTGCATGGGGGACATTATTGGGcttgtaaaacataatttaatCGTACCTTTGTCAATGTTTCTTtgagtgttgtttttcctgctgCCGGATCTCCGCACAAAAATACCTTCACTGTGTCTACTTTTCGACTACCATGTGACATCAGCTTAGCATGCAACGAATATCTCTAATGTAGAGAGGCACAATAGGAGTCAGAATGGTGTAGACCTATACTCTATACAATTATATCctttataatacattttcttcTCATCACCAATTTAAATTGCTGAAGACATTTAAGTCACTCAGTCTAAATCAAAACTAATCATCAAGGCGGTTAAAGACGTAGTTTAAATTTCATCATACCTCACATATCTTCTTTACTCTATAGCGCTTGAAATAACTAAGGTAACCCAACGCCGTTTCACCaacctgaaatttaaaaaaaaataacaataacaataataaaacaataatctaATCAAATTCAATAGATTAGGCTAACccaaatttttaggtgtttttttttttttgggatatatatcttcaatacgaaaggtcaaaattttgatgatggacggcttttcatcccagctacatacactttaagtacgtatCAGTAGATTTGTACAATACTTCGAGGATTgttcaaattaaaaatataatttttaataatttgccataaaatttgtattaaatcgccaatctaaaaaaaaaatcaaaattattagatattagaaggacattcctcgtattcaaaatgcaatttggtgtatctggtCATGAAGGTctctctgatgtgctctcaggtcctacaaaaaatacgcGAAAACATggttatccgagcccttaagtctTACTTTGTTTGGTCTTGTGAGGCTACCTCCTGCATCAATAAGCATGTTTATCACCTCAAAGAATTTCTCACCGACGGCGTTGTCATCGTTGTATCGGGAGCATATCACGTGTAGAGGAGTATCTCCCTGCGGTGTAcgaggggtgggtgtgtgtgtgtgagagagagagagagagtatcaATACATTTCCACTTTTACATGTTTTCATGGTATTTCATTATCATAATTCTCTTTTCATTGAGGGAAAAGGGTTCTACGAtcctgtcccgtcatattcggatggcatccctttaatttagtagtcTTCGACCGAATgttattttaaagtatacatatGATGAGATaatacgaaactgtcaggtcagtgttaaaattttggttttgaaaattccaaaatatacaaaaagttggccgaatattaaaattggacttttattgctagttccAACCGAAGGATATTAAGCgacgtttcatttggcaaaacaagatactagtttttttaatctcaaaaaattagtactgtatttttctgcaaAAGTAGGCCATTCAATTGTATTGACTGCAAACAACCAATAGAGACACAACTTTTGCAATGTAAAAAGTAACTTTTCTAAGCATtgttcaggaaa includes the following:
- the LOC140154943 gene encoding uncharacterized protein, which gives rise to MESGFIVCESRPEEISNILFQGHDKMFLKEFGSECRYEWLPVEIMERCFGRLDRLDDWMEDYRSVGKALGIQKHQIGQVADDSNAQKESVTNNVIKRWCQIKNRKMTIGMLHTLLTHLSLNSNVDALVAIEEVLQMYPDKRQIDSEKPSITIAISEFLLRWRLVLKR